From one Catellatospora sp. IY07-71 genomic stretch:
- the coxB gene encoding cytochrome c oxidase subunit II, whose product MSVGAVTLLAGCNVGDAFGGFGWPKGGITEQSERMYDLWVGSVVAALAVGVFVWGLIFWCIAAYRRKRGDVDLPTQTRFNLPIEILYTVLPFLVISVLFYYTAIIQTDVDRLSKNPDATVEVVAFKWNWQFNYLAGPEPDAERVESTPGDSNYIPVVVVPVGQTVRFVEHSADVIHSFWVPELLFKRDVFPGNVVNQFEVTVTQPGAYVGRCAELCGTYHSMMNFELRAVTPEKYQQFVAALKAGKETPEALTAIGEPAFATKTEPFPTLRTAN is encoded by the coding sequence CGGCTGGCCGAAGGGCGGCATCACCGAGCAGTCCGAGCGGATGTACGACCTCTGGGTCGGTTCCGTGGTCGCGGCTCTCGCGGTCGGCGTGTTCGTGTGGGGCCTGATCTTCTGGTGCATCGCGGCCTACCGCCGCAAGCGCGGCGACGTGGATCTGCCCACGCAGACGCGGTTCAACCTGCCGATCGAGATCCTCTACACGGTGCTGCCGTTCCTGGTCATCTCGGTGCTCTTCTACTACACCGCGATCATCCAGACCGACGTGGACCGGCTGAGCAAGAACCCGGACGCGACCGTCGAGGTCGTGGCGTTCAAGTGGAACTGGCAGTTCAACTACCTCGCCGGCCCCGAGCCGGACGCCGAGCGGGTGGAGAGCACCCCGGGCGACAGCAACTACATCCCGGTCGTGGTCGTCCCGGTCGGCCAGACGGTGCGCTTCGTCGAGCACAGCGCCGACGTCATCCACTCGTTCTGGGTGCCGGAGCTGCTGTTCAAGCGCGACGTCTTCCCGGGCAACGTGGTCAACCAGTTCGAGGTCACGGTCACCCAGCCGGGTGCCTACGTCGGGCGCTGCGCCGAGCTCTGCGGCACGTACCACTCGATGATGAACTTCGAGCTGCGCGCCGTGACGCCGGAGAAGTACCAGCAGTTCGTGGCGGCGCTGAAGGCGGGCAAGGAGACGCCGGAGGCGCTGACGGCGATCGGTGAGCCCGCGTTCGCGACGAAGACCGAGCCGTTCCCGACCCTGCGCACCGCGAACTGA
- a CDS encoding cytochrome c oxidase subunit 4 — protein sequence MKTEYRIFIGVSLFLIVAAVVYGWWTDYAMGSVEAIGTTALALSTLLCAMCGGYFWFVSRRIDPRPEDRLDAEIADGAGELGFFSPGSYWPFGIAVSALIASLGLVFWMWWLIALGIVCVLLSSSALLFEYYTGTRRTAEH from the coding sequence ATGAAGACGGAATACCGGATCTTTATCGGCGTCTCGCTGTTCCTGATCGTGGCGGCCGTGGTCTACGGCTGGTGGACCGACTACGCCATGGGCAGCGTGGAGGCGATCGGCACGACCGCGCTGGCCCTGTCCACGCTGCTGTGCGCGATGTGCGGTGGATACTTCTGGTTCGTCTCGCGGCGCATCGACCCGCGCCCGGAGGACCGGCTCGACGCGGAGATCGCGGACGGCGCCGGCGAGCTGGGCTTCTTCAGCCCGGGCAGCTACTGGCCGTTCGGCATCGCGGTGTCGGCGCTGATCGCCTCGCTCGGCCTGGTGTTCTGGATGTGGTGGCTGATCGCGCTCGGCATCGTGTGCGTGCTGCTGTCCAGCTCGGCCCTGCTGTTCGAGTACTACACCGGCACCCGGCGCACCGCGGAGCACTGA